Genomic window (Mycoplasma sp. NEAQ87857):
TAATTTTGAATTAAAGCATTATTATCATTTTTAATAGTATCTGCAAGGGTATTTGGTTGAGTTTGGTCAAAAAATGGATTAACAAATCATAATTCAAACTCTAAAACATTTTCTTTTAAGCTAAATGAAGGGTTAATAGGTTGAAAACTTACTGAATATCTATATCTAGTATAATCATCATTTTCACCTAATAATAATGGTTTAGCAATAATGGTTTCAATGTTTAAGCTAGTATTATTTTCAAAAACATTAACCATAAAGTTAGCATTATATGAGTTAGCTAAACTAGGATCTAGAAGTAATTGTTGATAAGTTAAATTATCAATTTGACTTTTTAATATTCTTAATTGATTTTTCAAAAATCGTTTTTCTGTTTTAGTAGCATCATTTAAAACTAATTGTTGAAATTCATTAATTTTATTAACATATTGGTCTATTAAGTTTTTTAAATTTAAATTAGTTGGAACGATTAATTTTTGTTCTAAGAATTGATAATGGGTTAATTTCTTGATTCTATTAGGAATTTTGGGTAATCTAACATACCCACCAACTTCATCAAAACCATTTGAATCTAAACTAGAACCAGGACTTAAAAAGACTGTTTTACCACCAAAAGGTTGCTCAACAAATTCTACAAATTCTTTGTAGTAATTTAATACATCAAAATACTTTAATTGAAGTATTTTTTCGTTTGATAGACCTTTTTGCTTAAGTAAATATTTTTTAAATCAAACTCCAACTTTACTTTCTCAAAGTTTTGAGAAATAAGGTTTTTTAAACTTTTCAGTAAAGTCATCATTATTAATTGATGACTCATTAATGCTTAATAAAGTTAAATTACTTTCTCCACTTAGTTTAGATGTTGCTATTAAATATTCCCCTTCTTTAGAAAAGTAATATTTATCAAAAGAACGATTAATGTTTAATTGTGTATTTCTAATTACTTCTACTTCCTTAGTAGCATCTCAAGGTACAAAACCTAATTCATTACTATTAGGATTTAATTTATATATAAATACTAAATCAATATCATCAGGAATTATGAATGAAATAGCTCCTGAAGATACTATAGAATCAGCAATTAAACCTTGGGGCAAATCTTGTTGATATTTAGTATTTTTAAATAAAGTTTTAGTTAAAAATTTACTTTGAATACCAAAAGGTACATTTTTAGTTTGATAATAATCGCTCAAAACATTGTTTGATAAATCAACTTTATTACTAATGTCCCTAAAACCTGATAAGTTATTTTGATAATGTTGATATCAATTAAATTCTCTAGGTAAATCAATTCATACTAAATTAGTTTTAAATCCTGTTTTAGGATTAATAAATGGATCATATTTTTCATTAGGAACAGGTTTTCCATCCACTAAAATATCTTCACGATTAATATTAGTTAAATTAGGATGAATAAGTTGAAATTGATCATATTGATTTTCAGGATCTCAATTGAAAAATTTATATGTACTGTTTGCAATTGTTGAATCAATAGTTCATTTTTCAATAAATGAAGCTATTTCAACTCCATATTTATTGTATTTTTTAACTTCTAATTCAATATCTGATGCTTCAAATGGATTTGAACCTAAAATAGTATTTAAATTAAAGCTAAAATGATAGTTTCTTGCTTGAATTTCGTTCCCATTAATAATTACGTGCTCTGTTTCTAAAGGTGAATAATAATCAAATACAAAAGGTCTATCAAATTTAAACTCTACGATATTATCTTCTTGACTTTTAACTTCAACAAACTCTGAATCTAGTTGCTTTAATAACCTAGATTTCATATCTAAAATTAAAATTTGTTTCTCTTCAGGGGTTAAAGTTTTAGGATCAAAATTTAAAACATTAGTTTTTTCATAAATTGCTAATGCTTGCGATTGAATATTTGAATTTAAAATTTGTGGCTGAAAAATATTATTACCTTCAATGATTGTTTCATTTTGACCTTTTTGTTTGTAATAAATCTTAAATTCAAAAGTTCTTTCATTAGTCAAATTCATATAGTAATATTCAATTTGTTTAACTTTAGAATTAAAATATTTTGATAGTGTGATATTAATTTGATCTAAATTCTTTCTAAATAAATGACTAAAATTAAGTTTGATTTTAGTTTTTGAATCATTAATCTTAGTTTTAGTTAGGTTAGTATTTTCAAAAATAGTTAAAACATTAAATTTATGTTCATTGATTGGTGTAATTTCAAGAGTATTTAAATTAGTTTTTAAGTAATTAATAACATCTTGAGAATTAATTATTGAATTATCTTCTTCATTGTTTGTAGTTGTAGCTGAAATTAATGAAACAGGAGCAATGATTGCTGGTGATAAAAGTAAAGTTTTAATTAGGTTTTTCTTTGTCATTTTGCTCCTTTTCTTTGAAAAATTGAATTAAATTAGTGTATGTTGTAGGTTCTACAACATTTTTTAAATACTTATATTCTTTGATATTTAAGCTTGATTGAATTTTGTTATTAATTAAAGTAATTAAATCTTTATTTGGTTCATATTGTTCTTTCTCTAAAAAGATATCATTGTTATCTTGAATGATTTTAGTCATTACATTACTTGCTAAAGCTAAAGCTTTTTGATGATTAAAGTTATTAATATCACCATCAAAAAAGACATTTAAATTCTTTTTAAATTCATCATCATAAACAAGTTTTAAGTTATTAATATTGATAAAATCTAAGTATTTATCATAAAGATTTAAATAATTAACAGCACTTTTATCTCTTTGATATTTAACATAAGCATTTAAAAATTCTAGTTGTTGCTTGATAATTACATAGCTTCTAAAATTAATTAATGCTGAATAATCTTCAAAGCTAACAGCTTTATAAAAGTAATAATTGATTTTGTTAAACTCAAAATTCATTGCATCATTCATCAATCTTGCTGGTGAATCAATTTCAGATTCAGGAGATTCTTTTTCAAACTCTTCTTCAATTTCTTCACCATTAGGTGTTTTATTTTGAGTTTTATTATAAAAGTCTTCTTTGGTGTATCCTTTTCTAGTTCAAAAAGGATGTTGTTTAAACACATTAAATCGATTAGTAAAATCTCTAAAGTTTTGATTGAAATTACTATCAATTTTGTTAGTAGTTAAAAAATAATTAAAATATCCATCAAATCCATTTACTTGCGATAAGTCTTCTTCTTTAACATCAATTGCTGGAGGTGAATTAGGTTCATTTGCGTTCTTTTGTATTACTACACAAGAACTAGAACTTAAAAATAAAACAGGAATTGATGTTAATAAATAGATTTTATTTATCAAAGTCATTGATGAATTTAGGGTTTAATTCATAAGTAATGAATTGTTTTTTAGATGAATATTTTTCATTTAAGTAATCTAAAATTTTAATTTTAGCTTCGTTGCTTAAAAAGTTAATATTTGATTTACTTTTAAAAATTAAGTGAGTTAATTTGCTTTCTTCTTGTTTTTTAAATGCTTTTTTGAAGCTTAATGAATAAATAATTCCAATAAGCATTCTATTTAATGTTCAAGTTGCATATAAAATACTAAAACCTAATAATGTAAATCTAAAAGTAGTTAATAAAGTTTTATTAACTTTTTCAAAAGTTAATGTAGATACATAAAGATTTGTAAATGTTAATATAGCAATTAAAATGAACGATAAAATATGATAATTTCATCTAGAAAGCTTAGGAATTTTGATACTTAATAAGTAGTAAATTAAGAATAAAGCACTTAAAACAACAGCTGGAATAAAATAAATTAGCATAATTTCTCCTTTGTTAAATTTCTTAAATATAAGACATAATCTTTATCATTGATGCATTCATTAATTAAATCTTTTAAGATGTCTTTTTTAATCTCTGTTCAAGTTAATTGATTAAATAAATTTCTACTTAATAAATTAAATGATTGATTTTTAGTTTTAATTTGAGTAATTGTTGTTAATAAACTTTTAAGTAAAGTAATATATTGCTTATTTTCTAAGTTAAATACATTAAAACTAGCAAAATATTCATCTTCACAGTTTGTTAAATCAATTTCTTGATTTACTAATTCATAGTATGCTAAAGCTAATTTATCATCATAATAAATATCATTTGATTTAAATGAACTAATGAGATTAAAAAGATTTTGTTTTGAATAATTTTTAGGTAATTTATCTAAAAATTTAGTTAAATTTTGGTTAAATCTTGCTATATTTGTAGTCATATTTATCCTTTTGAGTTATTTTGTTCTTCTTTAGCTTTTTTAAGCTTTTTTTCAATTGCTTCAATTTGTGGTAAAGTTTCTTGAATTTCAATGTTTAAATTTACAAAGTCTTCTGCTTCAATTTTGGTTTCTAAAGATTTAATGATGTCTTTAATAGTTTGAGATTTATCTTGAACTTTAGATAAATCAAGTTTTTTAGCACGTTCAATTAATTCTTTAGCTGTTTTAATAAGTTTATTTTGTGTTTGATCAAGTTCATTTTTGTAATTTAAAAGAATTTTGTTTTGAGAGTTTAACAATGTTTTTCATTCAATAGTACGTTTATGAACATCTACAAATTTATAAGAGCTAATAGTATTTAAATTAGTTTTAACTAATTCATTTTCATTGATTTTTTTAAGTTTTTGATTGATTTCTTCTAATTGAAGTTCATATTTTTCTTTAATTGTTTTTTGTTCTAAATAAAATTCTTTATATTTTAAGAATCTTTGTTTATCAATATTTAAGCTATTGATTTTTTCATAAGCAACTTTTGCTTCTTCAGGTTTTTTATCACTTAATTCTTTTGCTTTAGTTTTTTCTTTTTCAATTGCATCATCTGCTTTAGTGATTTTGTCAATTAAAGAATTTAATTCAATTTGAGAATTTAAGAATTTTGCAAGAATTTGTTCATGTTGTTCATTAGTTTTAGTGTATAAACTAGTTGTTTCTTTAAACATTTTGTTTAGTTTTTGTCTTGATTTTGCTAAATGAATGCTTTTAAATACATTAAATAATGAATAAAACACTAAAATCAAAGTAGTTGAAATTAATAAACTAAATAAAGGGATATTTTGCTTAATATCAGTAATCAAACTAAATAAAACAAGTGTTAAAATTGAAATAATAGTGATTAATAAACTAAAAATATCAATTTTAATTTTTGAGAGTTTTTTGAACATTATTTTTCCTTTCTAAATTAATTAATTAAATACCTAACTGTGGAATATTGATAGTTAGATATTTTTATATTGTTTCCAAAGACCTTATTTGCAAGTTTTTGCATTTCTAAAGTAGGGATGATTTTGTTATAAATACGCTTAATCATATATTTTTGCTTATAACTTAGTAGTTCAAATGATGCTAACTTTTTTAAATGAGAAAATGCTGTAGATTTTTTTAATCCTAAAAACTTATTTTGTAATAAAACTTCTTTTTTATTACTTGCAAATTTCTTTGCTAAAGAAGTCATCTTTTTAGTTCATAAAACTGTTAAACCATATAAAAAGAAAACCATTCAATCATTTTTAGTTTTGATTTTGATATAGCAAGATTTTTGATAATCGAAATTAAACTTAATTTGCTTTTTATCATTAATTAAAACTAGATTATGTTTTTTAAAAAAATCTAAAGCACGATAAAAAGTTGTTTTAGGAATATAACGTTTGATCAAAGATAAGTTAATAAATTTCTTATTTGCTTTAAAATAGTTAGCTATTACTAAAAATTCATAAAATGATTGTTTTGAACCAATGATTTCTTTTACATATTTTGGTAATATAAATTTTCTTTTTGATAACTTGTTGATAAATTCAATATCAATCTTGTTATAAGTTTTAGCATTGTATTTTTCTATAAAGAGCTTTTGTTGTTTGACAGCTTTAAGTTGTCTATCATTTAAATCACTAAGCTGATTATTAGTTTCAATAAATTGTTTAATATAACTCATATCACCCTTTCTTGAAATAAAAAAACTTCCATATAGGAAGTTTTTGTCCAGGTGACTCCAATTTTACACACTCAAGATTATTTAGAGTGAATCATGGTAAAGGTTCAAAGGGCGAATCTATAAAATGAGCAACAACAAATGAACCTTTCAATTCTAACTTAGATGTCTTTGAAATAAATTATAAAGATATATCTCCTGCAAGTGTTAATGATCAAGACAAACAAATTCAAATAATTATTGAAAAAGTTTCAAAAATGTTTAAAGATTTCGGTTTAAAAACTATTCCTGATAAAGAAGAGATTTTATACAAATTAAATCCACTTAAGGTTAAGTTATAAATATGAAAATGCAATTAACCAAAGTACAGTCAGACGCTGTTAATAAACTAATCTCTAAATATCACGAAGGATATAAACAAACACACTTTATAGCACCGACAGGTAGTGGTAAAACATTTATGATTGCCAATTTTATTGATCAAATGATAACTAATAGCATTTCAAGAAATGAGAAGTTAATTTTTGTTATTGCTACTATTTCTTCTGCTGACTTACCATTACAATTCAAAAATAGTTTAATAAACTATAGAAGATCATTATTTAATTCTAATATAAAAATCTCACACATCGAAGCCCCTTCGAAGAAAGCAATCAATAATAATAAAATTGACCAAGTTTACGATATTAACTTCGAGCAAAACGATGTTATTATTTTTGGTAAATCTTCATTTGGTACAGGAAGAATATATACAGAATATGGTGTATTGACAAAGTTTTTACAGCAAGTAAAGAATTCCAGATATAAACTAATATATATTAGAGATGAAGCACATATAGGTGATAAAGCAGAAGGATTAAAAGATAAAGAAAAAAACTTTGAAAAAATGGTGCAAGAATCTGCAGATTTTGTCATAAAAATGTCTGCAACTTTAGAGACTTTAGAAACTGAAAATCCTGTAATAATAAAAGAAGTTGATTTATATTCTGATGTAGAAAAATTATTAAAAACAAATAAAAAAGATTTGATTTATGATAATGATGAACTTAATGAAAAAGACAAGATAAGTGATGATGATTTATTAAATGCAGCCTGTCGTAAATTCAAAGAAATCAAACAACAATATATTGACACTATTGCTGAACCAGGACTTGTAGGAATAAACCCTGCAATGCTAATCCAAATTGATAATGATAGTAAAATAAATGATGAAAAATCGAAAGAATTTCAAAAGAAATTAAACGAAATCAAAAAAACCATTGAAAGGAACGGGTTAACATATCTCGTTTACTTCGGTGATAAAAACAAAAATAATGAAACGAATCTAAAAGGCGTTCAATTAGACTTGGTAAATGTTTCTCAAAAAAACTCTGATATAGATGTAATAATATTTAAAATCGGACCTTCAATCGGTTGAAACATCCCAAGAGCCTGTATGTTAGTTCAATTAAGAAGTGTTTCAAGTAAAAATCTTTCTATTCAAACACTAGGTAGAATAAAAAGAAACCCTAACATTGCAATTCAAAATCCTGATTCTATAGCTTTTGATTATTGAGTTTATTCAAATGTAAAAAATGAAGATAAAAAAGATAAATGATGTTTAAAAGACGAATATAAAGATGACTCATTCCAATATGGATATATTAAAGCTGAAAAAATAGATCTAGATAAAGCTCAAAAAGAATACTATGAAGAACTTGATAAATTACTAAGTCATCAAAAAGAAAATCAACAAGTTTCAGAAGCTGTTTTAAAAGCTAAGAAACCTATTAAAAAGTTTGAAAATAAATCTAATTTTGATAATTACTTTGTTTTCAAAAATGAAGAATTTAAATATTTAATAGGTAGTTTTAAAATAACCAATAATAGCTCAATAATCATCCAAGAATATATTTATGACATTATAGGCATAAAACTTTATTTAGATAAAGAATTCAAAAGAAAACAAAAGTTTATAAATGATTCTTTAATATCTAAAATTTATAACTTCTTAGGATTGGAAAGAAAATTGGATTTAATCACAAAATTCATTATTTATAAATACTTCTGCGACTGTTTAAAAGTTATTTACGAAAATAAAGTTAAAGCATTTCAAGGTGAAATTAATAATGAAATATTTTGTATATCGGAAATTAAAAAACAATTACCAGTTTATGTAATGAATAATAAAAGCAAATTTTATTCAAAACTTTCTAAAGACCTAGAACAAAAATACGCTTATAAAGCTTTAGATGGTAAAAATAACTATAAAATATACTTAGACTCTACACCGG
Coding sequences:
- a CDS encoding DEAD/DEAH box helicase family protein, which translates into the protein MKMQLTKVQSDAVNKLISKYHEGYKQTHFIAPTGSGKTFMIANFIDQMITNSISRNEKLIFVIATISSADLPLQFKNSLINYRRSLFNSNIKISHIEAPSKKAINNNKIDQVYDINFEQNDVIIFGKSSFGTGRIYTEYGVLTKFLQQVKNSRYKLIYIRDEAHIGDKAEGLKDKEKNFEKMVQESADFVIKMSATLETLETENPVIIKEVDLYSDVEKLLKTNKKDLIYDNDELNEKDKISDDDLLNAACRKFKEIKQQYIDTIAEPGLVGINPAMLIQIDNDSKINDEKSKEFQKKLNEIKKTIERNGLTYLVYFGDKNKNNETNLKGVQLDLVNVSQKNSDIDVIIFKIGPSIGWNIPRACMLVQLRSVSSKNLSIQTLGRIKRNPNIAIQNPDSIAFDYWVYSNVKNEDKKDKWCLKDEYKDDSFQYGYIKAEKIDLDKAQKEYYEELDKLLSHQKENQQVSEAVLKAKKPIKKFENKSNFDNYFVFKNEEFKYLIGSFKITNNSSIIIQEYIYDIIGIKLYLDKEFKRKQKFINDSLISKIYNFLGLERKLDLITKFIIYKYFCDCLKVIYENKVKAFQGEINNEIFCISEIKKQLPVYVMNNKSKFYSKLSKDLEQKYAYKALDGKNNYKIYLDSTPEETFLNKIVQLNPKNRIKRIKIISKNPTSDGIWFEYLDNENILRRSFPDFVLRYHNKSTQKFDTLYVEMKSSNDIDCTKTNNIINSYKKYQSSSFKDNNPISLLLCWLDNSNNIKCKGTSQNKQLAKELANNDFVDLNDIFEAFDQE
- a CDS encoding MAGa4850 family ICE element protein, whose product is MSYIKQFIETNNQLSDLNDRQLKAVKQQKLFIEKYNAKTYNKIDIEFINKLSKRKFILPKYVKEIIGSKQSFYEFLVIANYFKANKKFINLSLIKRYIPKTTFYRALDFFKKHNLVLINDKKQIKFNFDYQKSCYIKIKTKNDWMVFFLYGLTVLWTKKMTSLAKKFASNKKEVLLQNKFLGLKKSTAFSHLKKLASFELLSYKQKYMIKRIYNKIIPTLEMQKLANKVFGNNIKISNYQYSTVRYLIN
- a CDS encoding Mbov_0399 family ICE element protein yields the protein MTKKNLIKTLLLSPAIIAPVSLISATTTNNEEDNSIINSQDVINYLKTNLNTLEITPINEHKFNVLTIFENTNLTKTKINDSKTKIKLNFSHLFRKNLDQINITLSKYFNSKVKQIEYYYMNLTNERTFEFKIYYKQKGQNETIIEGNNIFQPQILNSNIQSQALAIYEKTNVLNFDPKTLTPEEKQILILDMKSRLLKQLDSEFVEVKSQEDNIVEFKFDRPFVFDYYSPLETEHVIINGNEIQARNYHFSFNLNTILGSNPFEASDIELEVKKYNKYGVEIASFIEKWTIDSTIANSTYKFFNWDPENQYDQFQLIHPNLTNINREDILVDGKPVPNEKYDPFINPKTGFKTNLVWIDLPREFNWYQHYQNNLSGFRDISNKVDLSNNVLSDYYQTKNVPFGIQSKFLTKTLFKNTKYQQDLPQGLIADSIVSSGAISFIIPDDIDLVFIYKLNPNSNELGFVPWDATKEVEVIRNTQLNINRSFDKYYFSKEGEYLIATSKLSGESNLTLLSINESSINNDDFTEKFKKPYFSKLWESKVGVWFKKYLLKQKGLSNEKILQLKYFDVLNYYKEFVEFVEQPFGGKTVFLSPGSSLDSNGFDEVGGYVRLPKIPNRIKKLTHYQFLEQKLIVPTNLNLKNLIDQYVNKINEFQQLVLNDATKTEKRFLKNQLRILKSQIDNLTYQQLLLDPSLANSYNANFMVNVFENNTSLNIETIIAKPLLLGENDDYTRYRYSVSFQPINPSFSLKENVLEFELWFVNPFFDQTQPNTLADTIKNDNNALIQNYLSLNSSKIDELTKFTTFETFTNSIIKSKFDNTFFNEMSKQEFDQHDFNLRFNYDRKAKSIELQIDFRLKGTIEFNTIKYPLKLWANNKLFSYLTNNLINISSYRQLDLDQMQEQVLKDIANSFSNPDILLAKDYKIVEFLELKNNLKNLIQKARPFNLTLNALEPWKNETATFRVIDDSEYSSTVFDLSQIEPIVFEINEKLPLAELLDNLKNTIIQALTNQENIKYISIYDFDIQNLILYLKIALFGKRPENNTFEFELKSTKTNYSNSLKIKIINNLQNDVEVDINDVFSFEQIDLDANDLNQLFKQLFTFLKDPINVLNYQVNNDFTIFEIQNLLYYFDLDFIRPSKTKYITSLDKATIISQIRKNLINQATEEQINDVIKAFEKYNNYDYYSQETKQAILDEINNLIYLILENQSLDFEQEKTSIYKLFNGDKQAKYTLFGQKFNPNSKPIELINNSKVSLTLTDLAKQIDKQKEQKIKNSIDNVSNQASKIEEKEKETITKNKEIERKRKILYTIAITISSLFGVSVIGIIIYLKRKNKLKK